A single region of the Cyanobacteria bacterium FACHB-DQ100 genome encodes:
- a CDS encoding 1-acyl-sn-glycerol-3-phosphate acyltransferase: protein MPALSPLQISQMILMSMGTRTYSYHCDRVPRNSPVIVVSNHRSVMDAMLLMSAIDRPIRFACHHYMGQVPVMREVVTQLGCFPLDSDKHRQSSFFHQAIALLKSQQAVGVFPEGTLPMVQPPEPNQMGEFQRGFAHLALRAPISELAVLPVAISPQRETINSAIPLKVLSFFDPSEPLFDQEGWHPLVLYQNVNILIGHPIWITSVQRTDYQGKYARKAVIELVDRAQTEIRTLLHQGHF, encoded by the coding sequence ATGCCAGCTTTGAGTCCCCTTCAGATTTCCCAGATGATCCTGATGAGCATGGGTACACGAACCTATTCGTATCACTGCGATCGTGTTCCCAGAAACAGCCCGGTTATCGTTGTGAGCAATCACCGCAGCGTCATGGATGCGATGTTGTTGATGAGCGCCATCGATCGTCCGATTCGATTTGCCTGCCATCACTATATGGGGCAAGTTCCCGTTATGCGAGAAGTGGTGACACAGCTAGGATGTTTTCCTTTAGATAGCGATAAGCATCGTCAGAGCAGCTTTTTCCACCAGGCGATCGCGCTGCTGAAGTCGCAGCAAGCCGTAGGGGTTTTTCCAGAAGGCACTCTGCCGATGGTGCAGCCTCCCGAACCGAATCAGATGGGCGAATTTCAGCGGGGGTTTGCTCATTTGGCGCTTAGAGCACCCATTTCTGAGTTAGCGGTTTTGCCTGTAGCAATTTCACCGCAGCGAGAAACGATCAATTCTGCGATCCCGCTCAAAGTCTTAAGCTTCTTTGATCCCTCGGAGCCACTGTTTGACCAAGAGGGGTGGCATCCGCTAGTTTTATATCAGAATGTAAATATACTTATCGGACACCCAATCTGGATCACGTCGGTTCAGCGCACAGATTATCAAGGTAAATATGCCAGAAAAGCTGTGATTGAACTCGTTGATCGTGCCCAGACTGAAATTAGAACACTGTTACACCAAGGTCACTTTTAA
- a CDS encoding PEP-CTERM sorting domain-containing protein produces the protein MTLIKSFLSAMAVSAIAALSHAGSAQAITFNITSGVAGPNGVTNHGAYSDFWNKKGTTTIDFNSGSVPTTGFAQYSFQNNSGTSSVRQDVWAPAGPNGEVNQGSYLAVFQGDSVTIKLEKTLNYFGMNWGAISPGNVFSFFMGDQLIKSFSTEDVNPVAPVKAEQHGGEGNGYLHFYSEGKNDLFNRIVITQTGGGGFESDNHSFHIADDGDVRKVPEPAAVLGLMAAGGALLLKRRTQAQLEE, from the coding sequence ATGACATTAATTAAGAGCTTTCTTTCAGCCATGGCGGTTTCTGCGATCGCAGCGCTTAGCCATGCAGGTTCCGCTCAAGCCATTACGTTCAACATCACTTCTGGTGTAGCTGGTCCGAACGGTGTCACCAATCACGGTGCTTACTCCGACTTCTGGAACAAAAAAGGCACCACCACGATTGACTTCAATTCCGGTTCTGTACCCACTACAGGATTTGCACAATACAGTTTCCAAAATAACAGCGGTACGAGCAGCGTTCGTCAGGATGTCTGGGCACCCGCAGGTCCAAATGGAGAAGTCAACCAGGGCAGCTACCTAGCTGTATTTCAGGGCGATAGCGTGACGATCAAGTTAGAGAAAACCTTGAACTACTTCGGGATGAACTGGGGCGCAATTAGCCCTGGAAACGTCTTTTCGTTCTTCATGGGCGATCAGTTGATCAAGTCTTTCTCGACCGAAGACGTGAACCCTGTGGCTCCTGTGAAAGCAGAACAGCATGGCGGTGAAGGCAACGGCTACCTCCACTTCTACTCAGAGGGCAAAAATGACCTCTTTAACCGCATTGTGATTACGCAAACCGGTGGTGGTGGCTTTGAGTCGGATAACCACTCTTTCCACATTGCCGATGATGGCGATGTGCGGAAAGTGCCTGAGCCGGCAGCAGTGCTGGGCTTGATGGCTGCGGGCGGTGCTTTATTGCTGAAGCGCCGGACTCAAGCACAACTCGAAGAGTAA
- a CDS encoding type II toxin-antitoxin system VapC family toxin, giving the protein MYVLDTNTLIYYFKDQGRVAQTLASIPAQDIVISTIVFYELQVGILKSTSPAKRIQQLQQLLSRVNLVLFDRDAALAAATIRAQLEQQGTPIGAIDVLIAGVAVSLQATLVTHNISEFSRVSGLAIVDWY; this is encoded by the coding sequence ATGTATGTTTTGGATACGAATACCCTAATCTACTACTTTAAGGATCAAGGGCGAGTCGCTCAAACGCTTGCAAGCATTCCTGCTCAAGACATCGTGATTTCTACGATCGTCTTTTACGAGTTGCAGGTTGGCATTTTGAAATCAACATCACCTGCAAAGCGAATTCAACAACTTCAACAGCTTTTGAGCCGAGTGAATTTAGTTTTGTTTGATCGAGATGCTGCTTTGGCTGCGGCAACGATTCGCGCTCAATTAGAGCAACAAGGAACACCGATTGGCGCGATCGACGTTCTGATCGCAGGGGTAGCGGTCTCGCTGCAGGCAACGCTTGTGACTCACAACATTAGTGAATTCTCTAGAGTTTCTGGGCTTGCGATCGTGGACTGGTATTAG
- the acs gene encoding acetate--CoA ligase — protein MSQPTIESILHEDRLFPPSAEFSQRARIKNLEEYQVLYDRAKADPLQFWSELAEQELHWFQKWDTVLDWSNPPFAKWFVNGKINLSYNCLDRHLETDRRNKPAIVWEGEPGDSKTLTYAELHQEVCKFANVLKSLGVKKGDGVGIYMPMIPEAAIAMLACARIGAPHSVVFGGFSAEALRDRLIDAEVKVVVTADGGWRKDAIVPLKPQVDKALAEGTTAVEKVVVVKRTGQDISMEGDRDLWWHDLEKDASTDCPAEPMDSEDMLFILYTSGSTGKPKGVVHTTGGYNLYAHMTAQWIFDLQENDVYWCTADVGWITGHSYVVYGPLSNGATTVMYEGAPRGSNPGCFWDVIQKHKVSVFYTAPTAIRAFIKMGDEHPKSRDLSSLRLLGTVGEPINPEAWMWYHSVIGKERCPIVDTWWQTETGGIMITPLPGAISTKPGSATLPFPGILADVVDLDGNSVPANEGGYLAVRHPWPGMMRTVYKDPDRFRKTYWEHIPPKDGNYIYFAGDGARRDEDGYFWVMGRVDDVINVAGHRLGTMEVESALVSHPAVAEAAVVGKPDEIKGQDIVAFVTLEGTHQPSEDLAKELKKHVVREIGAIARPGEIRFADALPKTRSGKIMRRLLRDLAAGTEISGDTSTLEDRGVLEKLRAEGS, from the coding sequence ATGTCACAACCGACGATCGAATCAATCCTGCATGAAGACCGCCTCTTTCCCCCTTCTGCGGAATTTTCGCAACGTGCGCGGATCAAGAATTTAGAAGAATATCAAGTGCTGTACGATCGCGCCAAAGCCGATCCGCTCCAGTTCTGGTCAGAATTGGCAGAACAAGAACTTCATTGGTTTCAAAAATGGGATACGGTTCTCGATTGGAGCAATCCCCCGTTTGCGAAATGGTTTGTCAACGGCAAGATCAATCTTTCTTATAACTGTCTCGATCGACATTTAGAAACCGATCGCCGCAACAAACCCGCGATCGTTTGGGAAGGTGAACCCGGAGATTCAAAAACGCTCACCTATGCCGAACTGCATCAGGAAGTTTGTAAGTTCGCAAACGTTCTCAAAAGCTTGGGAGTCAAGAAAGGTGACGGTGTTGGCATTTATATGCCAATGATTCCTGAAGCGGCGATCGCAATGTTAGCCTGTGCCCGAATTGGTGCGCCTCACTCGGTTGTGTTTGGTGGATTTAGCGCAGAGGCATTGCGCGATCGTCTCATTGACGCAGAAGTAAAAGTTGTTGTCACCGCAGATGGCGGATGGCGAAAAGATGCGATCGTGCCTCTGAAACCGCAAGTTGATAAGGCTTTAGCAGAAGGAACTACTGCGGTAGAAAAAGTTGTAGTGGTGAAGCGAACGGGTCAGGACATCTCGATGGAGGGCGATCGCGATCTCTGGTGGCACGACCTCGAAAAAGACGCTTCCACCGATTGCCCTGCTGAACCAATGGACAGCGAAGATATGCTGTTCATTCTCTACACATCAGGCAGCACCGGAAAACCCAAAGGAGTCGTCCACACCACAGGCGGCTACAATCTCTATGCTCACATGACCGCTCAGTGGATTTTTGACCTGCAAGAAAACGATGTCTACTGGTGTACGGCTGATGTCGGCTGGATCACAGGGCATAGTTATGTCGTTTACGGGCCGCTCTCAAATGGTGCAACGACCGTGATGTACGAAGGTGCGCCTCGTGGCTCAAATCCGGGTTGCTTCTGGGATGTCATCCAAAAGCATAAAGTGTCGGTGTTCTATACCGCTCCGACTGCGATTCGCGCCTTTATCAAGATGGGCGATGAGCATCCAAAATCGCGAGATCTATCTTCACTGCGATTGCTTGGAACCGTGGGCGAACCGATCAACCCTGAAGCTTGGATGTGGTATCACAGCGTCATTGGTAAGGAGCGTTGCCCGATCGTCGATACCTGGTGGCAAACCGAAACAGGCGGCATCATGATTACGCCGCTTCCGGGTGCAATTTCGACAAAGCCCGGATCAGCAACGCTACCATTCCCCGGAATTTTGGCGGATGTGGTTGATCTCGACGGCAATTCTGTACCTGCCAACGAGGGCGGTTACTTAGCCGTGCGGCATCCCTGGCCCGGAATGATGCGAACCGTGTACAAAGATCCTGATCGCTTCCGCAAAACCTATTGGGAACACATTCCACCTAAAGACGGCAACTACATCTACTTTGCCGGAGACGGGGCACGACGGGATGAAGATGGTTACTTTTGGGTCATGGGTCGCGTCGATGACGTGATCAACGTTGCTGGACACCGTTTAGGCACGATGGAAGTTGAATCAGCGTTAGTCTCGCATCCCGCAGTTGCAGAAGCCGCAGTCGTTGGAAAGCCAGACGAAATCAAAGGTCAAGATATTGTCGCCTTTGTGACGCTCGAAGGAACGCACCAACCGAGCGAAGACCTTGCCAAAGAGCTGAAAAAGCACGTTGTAAGGGAAATCGGCGCGATCGCCCGCCCTGGTGAAATCCGCTTTGCCGATGCGCTACCGAAAACGAGATCGGGTAAAATCATGCGTCGTTTACTTCGTGATTTAGCCGCAGGAACCGAGATTTCTGGAGATACTTCAACCCTTGAAGATCGCGGTGTATTAGAGAAACTACGCGCCGAAGGTTCATAA
- a CDS encoding Gfo/Idh/MocA family oxidoreductase, translating into MSEATTIALFGVGRWGVHLLRNFLQHPRARVVAVVDPCGVQLETIAQRFGLDEQIFFTTQWQDALELSGLDAVAITTPATTHNQLITAALKQNLHVLAAKPLTLDVAESIQLCQLAELQQKQLVVDHTYLFHPAIVRGQELVRSGKLGKLRYGYSTRTHLSPVRSDVDALWDLAIHDIAILNFWLGESPCVVEARGSVWLQEGLADTIWATLIYPSGFEARLHLGWLNPDKQRRSCIVGENGSLIFDELAPEALTVQWGKFDSEFKPIDQSREILQFSKQEPLQQVCDHFLDCVQNDRASEISSGWLGAELVQILAALSESMRQGKAIELVK; encoded by the coding sequence ATGTCAGAGGCAACGACGATCGCGCTGTTTGGTGTGGGACGCTGGGGAGTTCATTTATTACGGAATTTCTTGCAGCACCCAAGAGCGCGAGTGGTTGCAGTGGTTGATCCTTGCGGAGTGCAGTTAGAAACTATTGCACAGCGATTTGGGCTTGATGAGCAGATCTTCTTTACGACGCAATGGCAGGATGCTTTGGAGTTAAGCGGGTTAGATGCTGTTGCGATCACCACACCTGCAACAACTCACAATCAGTTAATTACAGCAGCGCTGAAGCAAAATCTTCACGTCTTGGCAGCGAAACCCCTAACTCTAGATGTTGCGGAGTCGATTCAACTTTGTCAGCTTGCCGAATTACAACAAAAGCAGTTAGTTGTCGATCACACTTATTTATTTCATCCTGCGATCGTTCGTGGGCAGGAATTAGTGCGATCGGGTAAGCTCGGCAAACTACGCTATGGCTATTCCACTCGAACCCATCTAAGTCCGGTGCGATCGGATGTCGATGCACTCTGGGATCTAGCTATTCACGATATTGCAATCTTGAATTTCTGGTTGGGAGAAAGTCCCTGTGTGGTTGAAGCGAGGGGTTCGGTTTGGCTGCAAGAGGGGTTAGCGGATACGATTTGGGCGACTTTGATTTATCCCAGTGGGTTTGAGGCGAGACTTCACTTGGGTTGGCTGAATCCAGATAAACAACGCCGATCGTGCATTGTGGGCGAAAACGGTAGTCTCATTTTCGATGAACTCGCACCAGAGGCGTTAACCGTGCAGTGGGGTAAATTCGATTCGGAGTTTAAGCCGATCGACCAAAGCCGAGAAATCCTTCAGTTTTCCAAACAAGAGCCACTTCAACAAGTTTGCGATCATTTTTTGGACTGTGTGCAGAACGATCGAGCTTCTGAGATTTCTTCAGGTTGGCTCGGTGCTGAACTCGTTCAAATCTTGGCTGCGTTATCCGAATCGATGCGACAGGGGAAAGCGATCGAGCTTGTTAAATAA
- a CDS encoding F0F1 ATP synthase subunit epsilon, with translation MALTVRVIAPDKTVWDSSAEEVILPSTTGQLGILTGHAPLLTALETGVLRVRADKNWVPIAVMGGFAEIEKNEVTILVNAAERGESIDLDAARTAYTEAEAKFAQADQSGSRQEQLQATQALKRARARLQAAGGQV, from the coding sequence ATGGCTTTAACGGTTCGTGTGATTGCGCCAGATAAAACAGTCTGGGATTCTTCGGCTGAGGAAGTGATTCTTCCTAGCACCACAGGACAACTCGGTATTTTGACGGGCCACGCTCCTTTGTTGACGGCACTGGAAACCGGCGTTCTGCGCGTCCGGGCTGACAAGAACTGGGTGCCGATCGCGGTGATGGGCGGCTTTGCAGAAATTGAAAAGAACGAAGTCACGATTCTGGTGAATGCGGCAGAGCGCGGTGAATCGATCGATCTCGATGCGGCTCGTACTGCCTACACCGAAGCAGAAGCGAAGTTTGCTCAAGCGGATCAAAGCGGTTCTAGACAAGAACAATTGCAGGCAACTCAAGCGCTGAAACGCGCTCGTGCCCGTCTTCAGGCGGCTGGCGGTCAGGTTTAG
- the rnc gene encoding ribonuclease III, with the protein MIAYPRRQQELRSLVQRLGVAQLDAIDWNLMDLALIHVTFSAERNYEQLEFVGDAVVKLAAAEFLLKAYPQLKVGEFTALRSVLVSDRILAKIADSFGFDRYLLVAASAKSDPAGRDSRLADSFEAVLAALYLSTQDLSLIRSWLDEQFQPLAEEILADPARQNYKAALQNWTQGHQKTLPEYRTQETGNTHNDPHRFVAEVWIQGRCLGQGMGRSRKAAEQAAAQEAFLVLSRQES; encoded by the coding sequence ATGATTGCCTATCCGCGCCGCCAGCAGGAACTCCGATCCCTTGTTCAACGTTTGGGAGTCGCGCAGCTTGATGCGATCGACTGGAACTTAATGGATCTGGCGTTGATTCATGTGACGTTTTCAGCAGAGCGCAATTATGAGCAGCTAGAATTCGTCGGGGATGCGGTCGTGAAGTTAGCGGCGGCTGAATTTTTGCTCAAGGCTTACCCGCAGTTGAAAGTGGGAGAATTCACCGCCCTGCGATCGGTCTTAGTCAGCGATCGCATTCTGGCTAAAATTGCGGATTCTTTTGGGTTCGATCGCTATCTCCTAGTCGCGGCGAGTGCAAAATCTGATCCAGCCGGACGCGATTCTCGCCTTGCCGATTCTTTTGAAGCGGTGCTTGCTGCCCTTTATCTCAGCACCCAAGATCTCAGTCTGATTCGTTCCTGGTTAGATGAGCAGTTCCAACCGCTTGCCGAAGAAATTCTCGCTGATCCTGCCCGCCAAAACTACAAAGCCGCGCTGCAAAATTGGACGCAAGGACACCAAAAAACGCTGCCTGAATATCGCACCCAAGAAACCGGGAATACTCACAATGACCCGCATCGCTTTGTAGCAGAAGTCTGGATTCAAGGACGCTGTTTAGGGCAGGGAATGGGTCGATCGCGGAAAGCTGCTGAGCAAGCAGCCGCACAAGAAGCGTTTTTGGTGCTGAGCCGTCAGGAGAGTTAA
- a CDS encoding carbonic anhydrase, with translation MTRTHGFIGRRSFLAGMGGLGIAAAAGSNLIWQPEEALAQNSTKPQIKPKPISPDAALKLLLEGNQRFVEGKRQNPHQSRLRLQETAVAQYPFASILGCADSRVPAEIVFDQGLGDLFVVRVAGNVASQTAIGSLEFSTAALGSQLIVVVGHSRCGAVTAAAKGDPLPGRIGVFVEEIKPAVARVRAKTGDLEQNAVIANIQYQAQKLAESSTILSGLIKEGKLRIVGGRYDLASGKFTIVT, from the coding sequence ATGACTCGAACACATGGTTTTATTGGACGGCGATCGTTCCTTGCAGGAATGGGAGGACTCGGCATCGCAGCAGCAGCAGGAAGCAATTTAATCTGGCAGCCAGAAGAAGCGCTAGCACAAAATTCAACCAAACCTCAGATTAAACCTAAACCCATTAGCCCTGATGCAGCATTAAAGCTTCTACTCGAAGGCAATCAGCGATTTGTGGAGGGTAAGCGCCAAAACCCGCACCAATCTCGTTTACGCCTTCAAGAAACTGCTGTTGCCCAATATCCCTTCGCGTCGATTCTGGGTTGTGCAGATTCTAGAGTGCCTGCCGAAATCGTGTTTGATCAAGGCTTAGGTGACTTATTTGTGGTGCGAGTTGCAGGAAATGTGGCAAGTCAAACCGCGATCGGAAGTCTAGAATTTTCGACCGCTGCATTGGGATCGCAACTGATTGTGGTGGTTGGTCATAGCCGTTGTGGTGCAGTGACTGCAGCCGCAAAAGGAGATCCGTTGCCGGGTCGAATCGGCGTTTTTGTGGAAGAGATTAAGCCCGCTGTGGCTCGTGTGAGAGCGAAAACAGGGGATTTAGAGCAAAATGCAGTGATTGCGAATATCCAGTATCAAGCGCAGAAGCTGGCAGAGAGTTCGACGATTTTGAGTGGCTTGATCAAGGAAGGTAAGCTCAGAATTGTGGGTGGGCGCTATGACTTGGCAAGCGGGAAGTTCACGATCGTGACCTGA
- a CDS encoding urease accessory protein UreF, translating to MDTLTNPALLRLLQLASPALPVGAYSYSEGLETLVDRGIIKTVDDLEHWIGQELQYGAARLEAAMLARSHRATIAQNFDQVLYWNQWFTAARETEELRSQSLQMGGSLLRLFRSLHSEPIPNFEDGCNFAIAFGLVAALWEIDESAALVAYLHSWAANLVSAGVKLIPLGQTAGQKLLLKLGEEIGRSTITHLEDSELESCGWGIAIASMTHETLYSRLFRS from the coding sequence ATGGACACGCTCACTAATCCAGCATTACTGCGATTGTTGCAGTTAGCTAGTCCCGCTTTACCTGTGGGGGCATACAGCTATTCAGAAGGACTGGAAACTCTGGTTGATCGCGGCATCATTAAAACTGTAGACGATTTAGAGCATTGGATCGGTCAAGAATTGCAGTACGGCGCGGCTCGATTAGAAGCAGCAATGTTGGCACGATCGCACCGCGCCACGATCGCTCAAAACTTCGATCAAGTCCTCTACTGGAATCAATGGTTCACCGCCGCCCGTGAAACCGAGGAACTACGATCTCAAAGCCTACAAATGGGCGGTTCTCTGCTGCGCTTATTCCGATCGCTCCACTCCGAGCCGATTCCGAATTTCGAGGACGGCTGTAATTTTGCGATCGCGTTTGGTCTAGTTGCCGCCCTTTGGGAGATTGATGAATCCGCCGCACTGGTTGCCTATTTGCACAGTTGGGCAGCGAATTTAGTGAGTGCAGGTGTGAAATTAATTCCACTAGGGCAAACGGCGGGGCAAAAGCTACTCCTGAAATTAGGGGAAGAGATTGGGAGGAGTACGATCACGCATCTTGAAGATTCGGAGCTTGAGAGTTGTGGGTGGGGGATTGCGATCGCCAGCATGACGCATGAAACGCTCTACAGTCGCCTATTTCGGAGCTAA
- the ureE gene encoding urease accessory protein UreE produces MTPTFTRRIHPKSNLPDYVLSLTAEERMRSRFLFQTDDGREVYLNLPRGTTLRDGDWLASDEGVFLKIQAKPEPVLTVTTSALLNLLQAAYHLGNRHVPLEITDTYLRLSPDPVLQDLLEHRGLEIKSEIVPFQPESGAYGHAH; encoded by the coding sequence GTGACTCCAACTTTCACGCGCCGAATTCATCCCAAATCTAATTTGCCGGATTATGTGTTGTCGCTAACGGCAGAGGAGAGGATGCGATCGCGCTTTCTCTTCCAAACTGACGATGGGCGAGAAGTGTACCTAAATTTACCCAGAGGCACAACGCTACGGGATGGTGACTGGTTAGCGTCTGATGAAGGTGTATTTCTCAAAATTCAAGCTAAACCCGAACCCGTTCTAACCGTTACAACTTCAGCATTATTAAATCTATTACAAGCAGCGTACCATTTAGGCAATCGTCATGTTCCACTGGAAATTACAGATACATATCTCAGACTATCACCTGATCCAGTTCTACAAGATTTACTAGAACATCGCGGACTAGAGATCAAATCTGAAATCGTTCCATTCCAACCTGAATCTGGTGCTTATGGACACGCTCACTAA
- a CDS encoding alpha/beta hydrolase, giving the protein MIQSSPCFLTPKALRPQFPLFVFLPGMDGTGQLLRAQTAGLEVAFDVRCLAIPPDDLTNWEDLAQRVVDLVRTEVRGEPDREIYLCGESFGGCLAMEVAALAPGLFDRLILVNPASSFNRRPWIGWGAQLSRHLPQFLYHWSSVSFLPLLAAFEKIAPLDRQALIEAVRSVPQATSTWRMDLLRQFEVPIEQLRSLTIPTLILSSGKDRLLPSLVEGYRLKAAFQDAEVVVLPESGHTCLLEVDVNLYEILKQHEFLKVKV; this is encoded by the coding sequence ATGATTCAAAGTTCTCCTTGCTTTCTCACGCCGAAAGCGCTTCGACCCCAGTTTCCGCTGTTTGTTTTTCTGCCAGGGATGGATGGGACAGGGCAATTGTTAAGAGCGCAAACGGCAGGATTAGAGGTGGCGTTTGATGTGCGTTGCTTGGCGATCCCGCCTGATGACCTGACGAATTGGGAGGACTTGGCGCAGCGGGTCGTGGATTTAGTCAGAACGGAGGTGAGAGGGGAGCCAGACCGGGAGATTTATCTGTGCGGTGAGTCGTTTGGCGGCTGCTTGGCGATGGAGGTTGCAGCTTTGGCACCGGGTTTGTTCGATCGCTTAATTCTCGTCAATCCCGCTTCGTCGTTTAATCGCAGACCTTGGATTGGGTGGGGCGCTCAACTTAGTCGTCATTTGCCGCAGTTTTTGTATCATTGGTCTTCGGTTTCGTTTCTGCCACTTCTGGCGGCGTTTGAGAAAATTGCACCGCTGGATCGACAAGCTTTAATCGAAGCGGTGCGTTCGGTTCCGCAAGCGACCTCGACTTGGCGCATGGATTTGCTACGGCAGTTTGAAGTGCCGATCGAGCAGTTGCGTTCGCTGACGATTCCCACGCTGATTTTGTCAAGCGGAAAGGATCGGTTGCTGCCTTCGCTAGTTGAGGGTTATCGGCTCAAAGCGGCGTTTCAGGATGCGGAAGTGGTTGTGTTACCGGAGAGCGGTCATACCTGTCTATTAGAGGTAGATGTGAATCTGTATGAGATTCTTAAGCAGCATGAGTTTTTGAAAGTCAAAGTATAG
- a CDS encoding DUF2281 domain-containing protein: protein MTIAEQIYAIVKTLPPEQASEILAFAEFVQSKHSIRVEDAQEMSWADLVKSLAGAWADDFPTLEEIRAGEGQDALRESL from the coding sequence ATGACGATCGCTGAACAAATTTACGCCATTGTCAAAACGCTTCCCCCAGAGCAAGCTAGCGAAATTCTTGCGTTTGCTGAATTCGTTCAGTCTAAGCACTCGATTCGTGTAGAAGATGCTCAAGAGATGTCTTGGGCAGACTTGGTTAAATCATTGGCTGGAGCTTGGGCAGACGACTTTCCGACTCTGGAAGAAATTCGTGCTGGAGAAGGGCAAGATGCTTTACGGGAGAGCCTTTGA
- the atpD gene encoding F0F1 ATP synthase subunit beta, whose product MVTTAEKTNIGYITQIIGPVLDVRFPNGKMPRIYNALKISGQTESGQDVAVTCEVQQLLGDNQVRAVAMSSTDGLVRGMEVADTGAPISVPVGTATLGRIFNVLGEPVDNQGPVNNTETSPIHRPAPKLTELETKPSVFETGIKVIDLLTPYRRGGKIGLFGGAGVGKTVIMMELINNIATNHGGVSVFAGVGERTREGNDLYNEMIESGVIKKDNLNESKIALVYGQMNEPPGARMRVGLSGLTMAEYFRDVNKQDVLLFVDNIFRFVQAGSEVSALLGRMPSAVGYQPTLGTDVGDLQERITSTTEGSITSIQAVYVPADDLTDPAPATTFAHLDGTTVLSRGLASKGIYPAVDPLDSTSTMLQPSIVGDDHYDTARAVQSTLQRYKELQDIIAILGLDELSEDDRLTVSRARKIERFLSQPFFVAEVFTGSPGKYVSLEKTIAGFKRILAGELDDLPEQAFYLVGDIDEAIAKAEKMKAEAK is encoded by the coding sequence ATGGTCACCACCGCAGAGAAAACAAACATCGGTTACATCACGCAAATCATCGGCCCAGTGCTGGACGTGCGATTCCCCAATGGCAAAATGCCCCGAATTTACAACGCCTTGAAGATTTCTGGTCAAACCGAATCCGGTCAAGACGTTGCCGTGACCTGCGAAGTGCAACAACTCTTAGGCGATAACCAAGTCCGAGCAGTGGCGATGAGTTCCACCGATGGCTTGGTGCGCGGCATGGAAGTTGCCGATACAGGCGCACCAATCAGCGTTCCTGTGGGAACCGCAACCTTGGGACGCATCTTCAACGTTTTGGGTGAACCCGTAGATAACCAAGGTCCGGTCAACAACACCGAAACTTCCCCAATTCACCGTCCCGCTCCGAAACTGACCGAACTCGAAACCAAGCCTTCCGTGTTTGAAACCGGAATTAAGGTGATCGACCTGCTGACTCCCTACCGTCGCGGTGGAAAAATTGGTTTGTTCGGCGGTGCAGGTGTAGGCAAAACCGTGATCATGATGGAATTGATCAACAACATTGCAACCAATCACGGTGGCGTGTCGGTGTTCGCAGGTGTGGGTGAGCGCACTCGCGAAGGAAACGACCTCTATAACGAAATGATCGAATCGGGCGTAATCAAAAAGGACAACCTCAACGAGTCCAAGATTGCCCTAGTGTATGGTCAGATGAACGAACCACCGGGAGCGCGGATGCGGGTTGGTCTCTCAGGTCTGACGATGGCAGAATACTTCCGCGATGTGAACAAGCAAGACGTATTGCTGTTCGTGGATAACATCTTCCGGTTTGTGCAAGCGGGTTCTGAAGTATCAGCGCTGCTTGGTCGGATGCCTTCTGCGGTGGGATATCAGCCGACTTTGGGTACAGACGTAGGTGACTTGCAAGAGCGGATTACCTCGACGACTGAAGGTTCGATTACTTCGATTCAAGCGGTTTACGTGCCTGCAGATGACTTGACCGACCCTGCTCCGGCAACGACCTTTGCTCACTTGGATGGAACCACTGTACTTTCTCGTGGTTTGGCTTCAAAAGGAATTTATCCGGCAGTTGATCCGTTGGATTCAACTTCCACAATGCTGCAGCCGTCGATCGTCGGCGATGACCACTACGATACGGCTCGTGCAGTTCAATCCACGCTGCAACGCTACAAAGAACTGCAAGACATCATTGCGATTCTCGGTTTGGATGAATTGTCGGAAGACGATCGCTTAACCGTGTCGCGTGCCCGTAAGATTGAGCGCTTCTTGTCGCAGCCGTTCTTCGTGGCTGAAGTCTTCACCGGATCGCCGGGTAAGTATGTGTCGTTGGAAAAGACGATCGCAGGCTTCAAAAGAATCCTTGCCGGCGAACTCGATGATCTGCCAGAGCAAGCGTTCTACTTGGTCGGTGACATCGATGAAGCGATCGCGAAAGCTGAAAAAATGAAGGCTGAAGCCAAGTAA